From the genome of Mastomys coucha isolate ucsf_1 unplaced genomic scaffold, UCSF_Mcou_1 pScaffold6, whole genome shotgun sequence, one region includes:
- the Erg28 gene encoding probable ergosterol biosynthetic protein 28: MSRFLNVLRSWLVMVSIIAMGNTLQSFRDHTFLYEKLYTGKPNLVNGLQARTFGIWTLLSSVIRCLCAIDIHNKTLYHITLWTFLLALGHFLSELFVFGTAAPTVGVLAPLMVASFSILGMLVGLRYLEAEPVSRQKKRN, from the exons ATGAGCCGCTTCCTGAATGTGTTGCGAAGCTGGCTGGTTATGGTGTCCATCATAGCCATGGGGAACACGCTCCAGAGCTTCCGAGACCACACTTTTCTCTACGAAAAGCTCTACACTGGCAAGCCAAACCTTG TGAATGGCCTCCAAGCCCGGACCTTTGGGATCTGGACGCTGCTCTCATCAGTGATTCGCTGCCTCTGTGCCATTGACATCCACAACAAAAC ACTCTATCACATCACACTGTGGACATTCCTCCTTGCCCTGGGACACTTTCTCTCGGAGTTGTTTGTATTTGGAACAGCAGCTCCCACAGTTGGTGTGCTGGCACCCCTGATGGTAGCAA GTTTCTCAATCCTGGGTATGCTAGTTGGGCTCCGATACCTAGAAGCAGAACCAGTAtccagacagaagaaaagaaattga